A single region of the Salmo salar chromosome ssa16, Ssal_v3.1, whole genome shotgun sequence genome encodes:
- the LOC123727875 gene encoding POU domain, class 3, transcription factor 3-B: MATAASNPYLSSNSILSSGSIVHSDSGGGGMQPGSAAVTSVSGGYRGDPTVKMVQSDFMQGAMAASNGGHMLSHAHQWVTSLPHAAAAAAAAAVAAAEAGSHWSSSPVGMTGSPQQQDVKNNSGRDDLHTGTALHHRPPHLGPHQTHAGAWGSTTAAHLNSISGGQQQQQSLIYSNPGGFTVNGMLSQPGSQSLVHPGLVRGDTPELDHGSHHHHHHHQHPHHQQQHHGGVNSHDQHSDEDTPTSDDLEQFAKQFKQRRIKLGFTQADVGLALGTLYGNVFSQTTICRFEALQLSFKNMCKLKPLLNKWLEEADSTTGSPTSIDKIAAQGRKRKKRTSIEVSVKGALESHFLKCPKPSAQEITSLADNLQLEKEVVRVWFCNRRQKEKRMTPPGVPQTPEDVYSQVGNGHFLVDYLKDASLTGPSEPTDQRVTTSSFHQVILAH, encoded by the exons ATGGCCACCGCGGCTTCCAACCCCTATCTGTCCAGCAATAGCATCCTCTCGTCCGGCTCGATCGTGCATTCTGACTCTGGAGGCGGTGGTATGCAGCCTGGCAGTGCTGCGGTTACCTCGGTGTCTGGTGGGTACAGGGGAGACCCCACAGTAAAGATGGTACAGAGTGACTTCATGCAGGGAGCTATGGCAGCGAGCAACGGAGGACATATGTTGAGCCATGCTCATCAGTGGGTGACATCGCTGCCGCACGCCGCCGCTGCGGCAGCTGCAGCCGCTGTAGCAGCAGCCGAAGCCGGATCGCATTGGTCGTCGAGTCCCGTCGGTATGACAGGCAGCCCTCAGCAGCAGGACGTGAAAAACAACTCGGGAAGAGACGATCTACACACGGGCACCGCGTTGCACCACAGGCCCCCACACTTAGGTCCTCATCAGACTCACGCAGGGGCTTGGGGGAGCACAACTGCGGCTCACCTCAACTCGATATCCGggggacagcagcagcagcagtcgcTGATCTACTCCAACCCCGGGGGCTTCACGGTGAATGGAATGCTCAGTCAACCAGGGAGCCAGAGCCTGGTGCACCCGGGTCTGGTAAGGGGGGACACCCCAGAGTTGGACCACGGcagccaccatcaccaccatcaccaccagcatccgCATCACCAGCAGCAACACCACGGAGGGGTGAACAGCCACGACCAGCACTCCGACGAGGACACACCGACCTCGGACGACTTGGAGCAGTTCGCCAAGCAGTTCAAACAGCGCCGAATCAAACTAGGCTTTACGCAGGCGGACGTGGGCTTGGCCCTGGGCACCCTGTACGGGAACGTCTTCTCTCAGACCACCATTTGTCGGTTTGAAGCTCTCCAGCTCAGCTTCAAAAACATGTGCAAGCTGAAGCCATTGCTAAACAAATGGCTGGAGGAGGCGGATTCTACCACTGGCAGCCCGACCAGCATCGACAAGATAGCGGCACAAGGTAGGAAGCGAAAGAAGCGCACGTCCATCGAAGTAAGCGTGAAGGGAGCTTTGGAGAGCCACTTCCTGAAATGCCCCAAACCCTCGGCCCAAGAGATAACCTCACTAGCGGACAACTTGCAGCTGGAGAaagaagtggttagagtgtggtttTGCAATAGGAGACAGAAGGAAAAAAGGATGACGCCCCCAGGTGTGCCACAGACGCCGGAGGATGTGTACTCGCAGGTCGGCAAT GGACATTTTTTAGTAGATTACTTAAAAGATGCAAGTTTAACTGGGCCGAGTGAACCGACCGACCAGAGGGTGACTACAAGTTCGTTCCATCAGGTAATTTTGGCGCATTAA